Proteins found in one Oscarella lobularis chromosome 16, ooOscLobu1.1, whole genome shotgun sequence genomic segment:
- the LOC136197046 gene encoding basement membrane-specific heparan sulfate proteoglycan core protein-like, translating to MIQWNKAGRRIPSSASLTEDNSILTINEATISDAGMYRCQATNRFGSHDGTTNVEVTDPIPPRVTVKPRTLDLTECDTSVAVCQATGCPQVSVEWFPFGKDSLPSNVIVNGGQIAMQKPSQDGPQAFICRARNAEGISEGTVSLRIRKPTTPTFKLATRRNVVYVDYAALIDLTVSGDPAPVVTWHNPPANSVTLANGSLLISPVVRGIGGSYTASATNCGGTAKVRAKLIAKIAEMPVIDSSPSDVTSAEDDDVVLQCGGQLRGDPSPSIKWRKLLTEDLPSNAEVSESGKLMLAKATESDAGTYECTATNFVGTATGKVTLTIRPRPTVSIDPPFVEKRVNSRGRFFCVADGTPTPTVRWFKPGDSSWESAAENVEIVETPKGLRLTIEPVRESDAGAYACEATNDVSSTLATAMLQVKDREMPLQVTVVPMDHTVKVPGGASFSCSVSSSEGAVEFSWSRRGGVDLPPSHTLSKGGDLLTISPSDCAASGTYVCSVTDASGGTKTASAELIVLESPSVAVSPARLDASVGDRVVLSCLLVGGCPAAEFTWTLRNSLIGRGATLTIKSADISDAGLYVCEARNDAGTASAAAELSVTLTTPSFTGKSFASYPLLNTRRSTTDIDMVIRPRAADGLILYCAGSSRSIADFLAVGLATENRVEFQFNNGDALAYLLSEPIALDDEHRIRASRNQTSGSLQVDDMPVVEGGTWGRQRNINLNSTVLVGGTNAGYPIAGQNKGFEGCVQRLVINGGIVDLIAPTLQENVEECK from the exons ATGATTCAATGGAACAAAGCCGGCAGAAGAATTCCCTCGAGCGCTTCTCTGACGGAAGATAATAGCATTCTCACAATCAACGAAGCAACGATCTCCGACGCCGGAATGTACCGATGCCAAgcaacgaatcgattcgGATCACACGACGGCACGACAAATGTAGAAGTCACAG atcCTATTCCGCCTCGAGTGACTGTCAAACCGAGAACACTTGATCTCACCGAATGCGATACTAGTGTAGCTGTTTGCCAAGCGACTGGATGTCCCCAAGTGTCCGTAGAGTGGTTTCCCTTTGGGAAAGACAGTCTTCCCTCAAACGTTATTGTGAACGGCGGTCAGATAGCGATGCAAAAGCCTAGTCAAGACGGACCCCAAGCGTTTATATGTCGAGCGAGAAACGCGGAAGGAATCTCCGAAGGAACAGTATCACTGCGAATCAGaa AACCGACTACCCCTACATTCAAACttgcgacgagacgaaacgtcgtTTACGTCGATTACGCGGCTTTGATTGACCTGACGGTGTCCGGCGATCCGGCACCGGTCGTCACGTGGCACAATCCGCCTGCGAATTCCGTCACCTTGGCAAACGGTTCATTGCTCATTTCGCCGGTCGTCCGCGGAATTGGCGGTTCGTatacggcgtcggcgacgaactGCGGCGGAACGGCGAAAGTGAGGGCAAAGTTGATAGCGAAAA TCGCGGAAATGCCGGtgatcgattcgtcgccgtccgacgtgacgtcagccgaagacgatgacgtcgtgcTTCAATGCGGCGGCCAATTGAGAGGAgatccgtcgccgtcgatcaaGTGGCGAAAATTGCTGACGGAAGATCTCCCAAGCAACGCGGAAGTGAGCGAATCCGGCAAACTGATGCtggcgaaagcgacggaaaGCGACGCCGGAACGTACGAGTGCACGGCAACGAATTTTGTcggaacggcgacgggaaaaGTCACGCTGACAATTCGAC CTCGTCCGACCGTCTCCATCGATCCGCctttcgtcgaaaaacgcgTCAATAGTCGAGGACGATTTTTCTGCGTGGCGGACGgcacgccgacgccgaccgTTCGCTGGTTCAAACCGGGCGATTCGTCGTGGGAAAGCGcggcggagaacgtcgagatcgtcgaaacgcCGAAAGGACTTCGTTTGACGATCGAACCCGTGCGGGAATCCGACGCGGGAGCGTACGCTtgcgaagcgacgaacgacgtcagctCCACATTGGCAACAGCGATGCTTCAAG TGAAAGATCGTGAAATGCCGTTGCAAGTTACTGTCGTTCCGATGGATCACACGGTTAAGGTCCCCGGTGGCGCGTCGTTTAGTTGctccgtttcgtcgtctgaaGGTGCCGTCGAGTTTTCGTGGAGCCGACGgggcggcgtcgatttgccgCCGAGTCATACTCTCAGCAAAGGCGGCGATTTGttgacgatttcgccgaGTGATTGCGCGGCGAGCGGCACCTACGTTTGCTCGGTGACGGACGCTTCGGGGggaacgaagacggcgtcggcggaacTCATCGTTCTCG aatcgCCTAGCGTTGCTGTTTCTCCGGCGAGACTTGACGCTTCTGTcggcgatcgcgtcgtcttGAGTTGCTTGCTGGTCGGCGGATGTCCCGCCGCCGAATTCACGTGGACTCTCCGGAATTCGCTCATCGGAAGAGGCGCGACGCTGACCATCAAATCGGCCGATATTTCCGACGCTGGACTTTACGTCTGCGAAGCAAGAAACGACGCCGGAACCGCGAGCGCAGCAGCAGAACTTTCCGTCACAC TTACTACGCCTTCCTTTACCGGCAAGTCCTTCGCTTCGTATCCTCTTCTCAATACccgacgctcgacgacggacATCGACATGGTTATTCGTCCGCGTGCCGCCGACGGATTAATTCTATACTGTGCCGGATCTTCGCGAAGTATCGCCGATTTCTTGGCCGTCGGTCTTGCCACGGAAAATCGCGTCGAATTCCAGTTTAATAACGGAGACGCATTGGCCTATTTGCTCAGCGAACCGAtcgcgctcgacgacgagcatcgGATTCGCGCCTCGCGGAATCAAACCAGTGGAAGTCTTCAAGTCGACGACATGCCTGTCGTCGAAGGCGGCACGTGGGGAAGGCAGCGGAACATAAATTTGAATAGCACCGTTTTGGTTGGCGGCACGAACGCCGGTTATCCGATCGCTGGGCAGAATAAGGGTTTTGAGGGCTGCGTTCAACGATTAGTTATTAATGGGGGTATTGTTGATTTGATTGCGCCTACTTTGCAAGAAAATGTTGAGGAGTGCAAGTAA
- the LOC136196878 gene encoding uncharacterized protein — protein sequence MLVIFPRSTRILFFVLFLSSVGVVKSEGNLQIQLVKYKNSASKVGSGRCCDQALSVTCLNDCDNYFIICYRDYDPLSSDVSDCVKTRQTGEFGDRYTFQIGKSALGNSLDNPFRISFNGAWKNSFALKISIWDQDRSSKDDLVDVLKARFANATVSSSWTHATMTGKFRKRLDLKWRVQCKPNFFGDCSVSSDTDATTSPPDIDTTTPSPEMTDTPSPDSTASPPPLEVLIRPSDVLTVDVSTTVTYFVVHNGGDNVVITWGQVDGSPLPSNTEIGGDYGEQLRIIQTRTTLNIVVRIRDTLGRIASNATTLFVRPRLTVFIDPPFFDASFGHSVNFTARVNVLISTTTITWTLADGSPLSSGVQVSGNHGEILIVSSLRSSQTFLVRVVDGDGRTTTATVIVQLRPDLPLGISISPAGDIRVLPKSKVEFVCRLTGFPFSNFSWTLSDGSALPSNAQVVYTIGGTVATLIITGAARSENFACSANNRLGKVEGFGRLIIVFLSVSILPSFVQTVHFGESAQFHLDISPIVSGLFVHWRLINGDALPSYVTLSGTLNETITITSAQETISFTVTVTSKDGLTLTSSATLEVRPDPPLSISITRLDDESSDDVIFVCRLFTTCLPAPADFGWSVDGSDDISSTDYEVIYSISRTMATLTMPLSDEEVNLTCSASNRLGIVKETVLLLGSGSGMPDVFIQPSIIQVDYGESANFTVFGSVGYSVTWFLRDGLPLPSYVVVDGDTIRVPIATETLVFEVRIARGDEAITANATLIVRPVFVRVVPFRRKVTSDQSVRFTAVSNFRTATFQWTLIDGSHLPSYVVIEGENGETIFVQSATESLQFLVSVAGSEVTATAYLQFIRRSCTIGGTNVIHGGKLGVFTVGTLSTRAIFRGTADVVFIVDESRSMEPEHNWIKEMVNKLERNLVAAGIGTNASPNRYGLVGFANPYIGTPGRVLHLGDDADPFGTPSQLAVAIDDLIKRGNEEDGYSAVDVALRSFAFRIEAARQFILVSDEARDILNSSLTFKSTLRALTQSGTVLTIVVKHRFVSYEGGDGDETRVLGLDGNRLAYGVDGRIFDIGIPQEDSGYETTFVDYVLLAFATRGGAWDLDYLRLDDSVSRAAFTNAFVGVKVREIITQLNVTCESCVCNDGYAACKMVPVRTREACKNFPFVFPSPQPVPTTTMPPRKEKSEETPTPTKTPIQPLRVSVVPAWTMKDLGESVSLTCMITSGTATSFTWSRDPNVPLPDNVIITENRLQLTRLRRGDGGAYVCRAEGPDGEATARTIIKITNLFSPQVELISSSASVCVGSPF from the exons ATGCTAGTGATCTTTCCTCGATCAACTAGGATTCTATTCtttgttctctttctctcgtcCGTTGGTGTTGTTAAG tctGAAGGAAATTTACAAATTCAATTGGTCAAATACAAGAATTCTGCGAGCAAGGTTGGGAGTGGTCGCTGCTGCGACCAAGCCCTCTCCGTCACTTGCTTGAATGACTGTGACAACTATTTCATCATCTGCTATCGCGACTATGATCCGCTGAGCAGCGATGTTAGCGATTGCGTGAAGACGCGCCAGACGGGCGAATTTGGCGATCGTTACACTTTTCAAATTGGCAAATCTGCTCTTGGAAATTCTCTCGACAATCCCTTTCGAATTAGTTTTAATGGAGCGTGGAAG AATTCGTTCGCTTTGAAGATTTCCATTTGGGATCAAGACAGATCTAGTAAGGACGATTTAGTTGACGTTTTGAAAGCACGCTTTGCAAATGCGACTGTCTCATCCTCATGGACGCATGCGACAATGACGGGAAAGTTTCGCAAGCGTTTAGATTTGAAGTGGCGCGTTCAATGCAAACCGAATTTCTTTGGAGACTGCTCAGTGTCCTCCGATACTGATGCTACAACGTCGCCTCCAGATATTGATACGACAACACCATCGCCCGAAATGACTGATACGCCGTCGCCTGATAGTACcgcatcgccgccgcccctTGAGGTTCTCATTCGTCCGTCCGATGTTTTGACTGTTGATGTGAGTACGACCGTCACTTATTTCGTCGTTCacaacggcggcgacaatGTGGTGATAACGTGGGGTCAAGTCGACGgttcgccgttgccgtccaACACGGAAATCGGCGGCGATTATGGCGAACAACTGCGGATCATTCAAACTCGAACAACTCTCAACATCGTCGTTCGAATTCGAGATACGTTGGGCCGGATagcgtcgaacgcgacgacgcttttcgttcgac cTCGTTTAACCGTTTTTATCGATCCGCCTTTTTTCGACGCGTCTTTCGGCCATTCCGTCAATTTCACGGCGCGCGTCAACGTTCTCatttccacgacgacgataactTGGACGCTCGCTGACGGCAGTCCACTTTCGTCTGGCGTCCAAGTCTCCGGCAATCACGGAGAAATCctcatcgtttcgtcgcttcgctcGAGTCAAACGTTCCTTGTTCGAGTCGTTGACGGAGACGGcagaacgacgacagcgactgTGATCGTCCAACTTCGCCCAG atcTTCCTCTCGGTATTTCTATCTCGCCAGCTGGCGACATCCGTGTTCTACCTAAAAGCAAAGTCGAATTCGTTTGCCGACTTACGggttttcctttttccaATTTCAGTTGGACTTTGAGCGACGGAAGTGCTCTGCCGTCTAACGCTCAGGTCGTCTACACGATCGGCGGCACGGTGGCGACGCTAATCATTACAGGAGCGGCGAGAAGTGAAAATTTTGCTTGCAGTGCAAATAACAGATTAGGGAAAGTGGAAGGATTCGGAAGACTCATCATag tttttctcTCAGTCTCAATCCTACCGAGTTTTGTACAGACCGTCCACTTCGGCGAATCGGCTCAATTTCATCTTGATATCAGTCCGATTGTCAGCGGCCTTTTTGTGCATTGGCGACTCATCAATGGGGATGCGCTTCCTTCCTACGTCACACTCAGCGGAACATTGAACGAAACGATTACCATTACGTCCGCTCaagagacgatttcttttacCGTGACCGTGACGTCCAAAGACGGGCTAACGCTGACGTCGTCTGCGACGCTAGAAGTTCGACcag aTCCCCCTCTGAGTATTTCTATCacgcgtctcgacgacgaatcgagcgacgacgtcatttttgtTTGCCGACTCTTTACGACTTGTCTTCCGGCGCCCGCCGACTTTGGATGgtccgtcgacggcagcgacgacaTTTCGTCGACCGATTATGAAGTCATTTATTCAATAAGCCGAACCATGGCGACGCTAACAATGCCGCTATCCGACGAAGAAGTGAATCTCACCTGCAGCGCGAGCAACAGATTGGGGATTGTTAAGGAAACAGTGCTTCTTTTAG GAAGTGGAAGTGGAATGCCTGACGTTTTTATTCAGCCTTCTATAATCCAAGTCGATTATGGCGAATCGGCGAATTTTACCGTTTTTGGATCTGTCGGTTATTCCGTCACGTGGTTCCTTCGTGACGGGCTCCCGCTTCCGTCttatgtcgtcgtcgacggggaTACCATTCGCGTTCCCATCGCGACGGAGACTCTCGTCTTCGAAGTTAGAATTGCTCGTGGGGACGAAGCAATAACGGCCAATGCAACGCTGATCGTTCGACCAG TTTTTGTTCGAGTGGTGCCTTTCCGTCGCAAAGTTACCAGCGACCAATCCGTTCGTTTTACGGCCGTTTCAAATTTCCGTACGGCGACGTTCCAGTGGACTTTGATCGACGGCAGTCACTTGCCTTCttacgtcgtcatcgaaggcgaaaacggcgaaacgatTTTTGTGCAGTCGGCTACGGAAAGCTTGCAATTTCTCGTCAGTGTCGCCGGAAGCgaagtgacggcgacggcttACCTACAATTTATCCGAA GGAGTTGCACCATTGGCGGCACGAACGTTATCCACGGCGGAAAACTGGGCGTCTTCACCGTCGGCACGCTGAGCACGCGCGCGATCTTCCGCGGAACggccgacgtcgttttcatcgtcgacgaatcgcgtTCCATGGAGCCGGAGCACAATTGGATCAAAGAAATGGTAAACAAGCTCGAACGaaatctcgtcgccgccggaatCGGCACCaacgcgtcgccgaatcgctACGGTCTCGTCGGATTCGCCAATCCGTATATCGGCACTCCCGGTCGCGTTCTTCAccttggcgacgacgcggatCCGTTCGGAACGCCGTCGcaactcgccgtcgccatcgaCGATCTCATCAAGCGCGGAAACGAAGAGGACGGCTATTCGGCAGTTGACGTCGCTTTGAGAAGCTTCGCGTTTCGAATCGAAGCGGCGCGACAGTTTATTCTCGTCAGCGACGAAGCGCGAGATATTCTCAATTCTTCGTTGACGTTCAAGTCGACGCTGCGCGCTCTCACGCAAAGCGGAACCGTTCTCACTATCGTCGTCAAGCATCGATTCGTCTCGTACGAaggcggagacggcgacgaaacacGCGTTCTCGGCTTGGACGGGAATCGACTCGcgtacggcgtcgacggacgGATTTTCGACATCGGTATACCGCAGGAGGATTCCGGctacgagacgacgtttgtCGATTATGTTCTGTTGGCGTTTGCGACGCGCGGCGGCGCGTGGGATTTGGATTATTTGCGTTTGGACGATAGCGTTAGTCGGGCGGCGTTTACGAACGCTTTTGTTGGCGTCAAAGTGCGGGAGATCATCACGCAGTTGAATGTGACGTGCGAGAGTTGTGTGTGCAATGACGGCTATGCCGCATGCAAAATGGTGCCCGTGCGAACGCGAGAAGCGTGCAAAA attttccttttgtttttccgTCGCCCCAGCCCGTTcctacgacgacgatgcctccaaggaaagagaaaagtgaAGAGACTCCGACTCCAACGAAGACTCCTATTCAACCGCTTCGCGTTTCTGTCGTTCCCGCGTGGACGATGAAGGATCTAGGCGAAAGCGTTTCGCTTACTTGCATGATTACGTCcggcacggcgacgagttttACGTGGAGCCGCGATCCCAACGTTCCGTTGCCGGacaacgtcatcatcacGGAAAATCGACTTCAATTGACGAGActtcgacgaggcgacgggGGAGCGTACGTGTGCCGAGCGGAGGGACCGGACGGCGAGGCGACCGCTCGCACCATTATAAAGATAACAA atttgtttAGTCCTCAGgtggaattgatttcatcGTCTGCTTCTGTCTGCGTTGGCTCGCCGTTTTGA